The following coding sequences lie in one Miscanthus floridulus cultivar M001 chromosome 9, ASM1932011v1, whole genome shotgun sequence genomic window:
- the LOC136479824 gene encoding uncharacterized protein has protein sequence MAPSNQPFTLCSILEKDKLNGTNYADWIRNLRIVLRAEKKEEILDTPLPQEPTDNAPAVEKNAYKRACDADFEVSCPMLACMEPDLQLQFDNNHAAHNMIVALNDMFQTQARTERFNVSKAFAETKLAEGTAVGPHVIKMIGYTQRLEKLGFLIGPELAIDFILTSLPPSYGNFIANYHMHGAEKGLNELCGFVFTINDGVAKEPRNHQKNKHVLRKFHLIQEFVRRDEIKMCKIHTDLNVVDPLTKALPQPKHEAHMRAMGIRYL, from the exons ATGGcgcctagcaatcaaccatttactttgtgttcaattcttgagaaagataagttgaatggaacaaactatgcagattggatccgcaacctgagaattgttctcagggctgagaaaaaggaagaaattctagacaccccattacCACAAGAGCCTACTGATAATGCACCTGCTGTAGAGAAAAATGCTTACAAGAGAGCATGTGATGCTGATTTTGAAGTGAGTTGCCctatgcttgcttgtatggaaccagatctgcaattgcagtttgacaataaccatgcagcGCACAATATGATCGTGGCGCTCAATGATATGTTTCAGACTCAAGCTaggactgaaaggttcaatgtctcaaaggcttttgctgaaaccaagctagcagagggcacagcagttgggccacatgtgatcaaaatgattggttacactcagaggttggagaagctggGCTTCCTAATTGGCCCTGAATTAGCTATTGATTTTATTCTCACGTCTCTTCCACCTAGCTATGGAAATTTCATCGcgaactaccatatgcatggggcggagaagggcttgaatgaattatgtg gttttgtgttcacaataaatgATGGTGTT gctaaggagccaaggaatcaccaaaagaacaaacatgtactgcggaaatttcacctcattcAAGAGTTCGTTAGacgagatgagatcaagatgtgcaagatacacacagatttgaatgttgtagatcctttgacaaaggctcttccacagCCTAAACATGAGGCGCACAtgagagctatgggtattagatatctttga